In Anthocerotibacter panamensis C109, the sequence CAGTAGTATTGCTCTTGGGGTGCACGTGCTACCCAAACGCTTGGGTCAAGCTACGGTGTATTGCAGTCTACAGAGCCCATGGACAGGATCAGGTCTGGTCCTCGCGGGTGATCAGGTCTTGCAAATAGGTCTGCGCTTGTTGGGGGGAGAAGAGCATCGCCTCACCCTGTTGTAAAATCTCATACTTGCCCCCACGATAGCCATGTCCGACAATTAGCCCCAGACGAATAGCCTCGTTACCTAGTTCGTTCAGTTGATTATAGCCAGGAGCATCCAGACCCAAGTTGCGTCGTTTCCCAAGCATTGTTCACCTATCTTTTGGTTTTTTAAGCGTATAAATTCTTTTATAGCGGTTTTAGGAAGGCAGCGCACATCCCCGCAAGCACGGACAGGCTGAAAGCCTAGCAAGGCTTGGTGCCTCGGTCCTTAACCTACCAAATCTCCATGGACAACCCACTGAGGGAAGATTTTATCCAGTGGCCTGGGTATCTATGCTCTTTTGAAGCAGGTTTCTGGAAGGGTGCGGACGCTGCCCTGTGCTCCTTTCCATCTGGGCTTGCAAGCTGCCACTGGGGATCTCGTGCATGTCTGGCTCCTTTGAATTTTTGACTACAGGACTGTTATTCTCAGCCGCTGCTTTTGCCATCGCAGTTATGTTACTGGGGATGGAGCATCGCTTGGGCTGGCAGGAGCGGTCCTGGTGGACCCCAGCGCTGTGGGTCCATGGCGGGGCAGCCCTACTCGCCGGACTGTTGACGCAGCAGAGCAAGCTGGTGTTGGTCGCGGTGGGTCTGAGCCTGGTAGGGACAGGGGTAGGAGCCCGTCTGCTCAAAAACTTCAGGCGCTCCGGGCAACTTCTGCTGATCGCGAATATCCAGACGACCCTGTATGGTCTCTTTTGGGGCATAGCGTTTATTCTGCTGTTACCCGTCAGTACGCCCACTCGTCTACTGATGCTCGTCGGGTATCCCTTGGTGCTGGTCACCCTGCCGCTGGGACTGATTCAAAATCTCGAGCTGTGGGAAGTCCTCCTTCGCAAAACCTGGACCCGACCACGCACTTCCTTGCCTATGGTACCACGGGTGCGCTATCCCAAAGTCTCCGTGCATGTGCCTGCTCACCGCGAGCCCCCCAGTGTGGTCATCGCCACGCTGGATGCCTTAGCTCGTCTGGAATATCCCAATTTTGAAGTGCTGGTCATCGACAACAACACTCCCGACCCGGCCTTATGGAAGCCGGTCAAGGCACACTGTGCCCATCTAGGAGAGCGCTTCCGGTTCTTCCATGTCGAGCAGATGACCGGAGCTAAGGCGGGGGCGCTCAACTTCGCGCTCAGTCATACCGCCCCTGACGTCGAACTGGTGGCGGTAGTAGACAGTGATTATCTGGCACAGCCGGACTTCCTGGCAGCCTTAGTCGGTCATTTTGATGACCCAGAAATAGGATTTGTCCAGCCGCCCCACGATTACCGCGATTGGGAAACAAGCCTGTATTTGAGGATGTGCTACTGGGAGTATCGGCTCTTTTTTGTTACCACGATGGTCACCCTCAATGAGCGCAATGCTGGTTTGACCGTAGGCACCATGTGTATCATCCGCCGTACGGCCCTCCAAGAGGCGGGGGGATGGTCGGAGTGGTGCGTCACCGAGGACTCCGAACTGGCGATTCGTATCCATGCCCTGGGCTACGCGTCGGTCTACCTCACGACCAGCTTTGGGCGGGGGCTCATCCCTGAGACCTTTAGGGGCTATAAACGGCAACGCTTCCGCTGGACCTACGGGCCGGTCCAGGAGTTCAAGCACCACCTGCCGCTGTTTCTGCCGCGACCTTTTGGTCAGCCTTCCGCCCTCTCCCCACTCCAGAAGCTCCACCATATGAACCACGGACTGGCCCCTTTTCTCAGTGGGATAGGGACCTTGTTTGCGCCCATAGGACTCGCGGTCCTCTGCTCGATGGCGCTGCATCAGGAGGTGGTACAGCTACCCTTGGTGCTCTGGGTGGTGACCGCTCTGTTGGGGGTAAGCGGGATAGGATTCACGTGGCTGCTCTATGACGTGGCGGTGGGATGTTCCTGGCTTGACATGATCGGGGCGATGGTCGCTCGTCAGGCGCTTGGACATACAGCAATGGTCGCGAGCCTCTGGGGGGTGTTTACCGAGCGTATCCCCTGGCAGCGCACCGACAAATTCAAAGCCCTGCCCGTGGGACTGGTCGCGTTACATTCCGCCCGCACCGAGTTATTGCTGGGATTGACCTTGGTGGGGGCTGCGTGGGCTGTGGGTTGGAACCGTGCACCCAGCGGACTGTTTTTACTCTTGCTCCTCGGGGTCTTCTTTCAGGGACTGGGCTACTTCGCCGCCCCAGCCCTGGCACTTTTGGCCGAGCGGGATATTCAAGCGCAGCAGCCGACGCCCAGCTTCAATCCGCGCCCGGTGTGGGTGGGGTTAGCGACGGTAGGATTGCTGGTAGGTTTTTATCGTCTGCGACCTCCCACACCAACAATCAGCAACCCACAGGTCCTAAAGCAGGAACAACAGGTTGCACGCCCGGATCTTCTGGAGCCTAAACTTCTTGAACCTCCAGAGGAAGAACGTGACCTAGCTCAAGAAAAACGGGATGTGCCCAGACCCGTGGCAAATCCCGTTCGCAGGGTCCAAACTCGGCATTTGCTCAAGGTGGTAGCCAAAAAGCCGCTGAGGATTCAGCCTGTGGAGGCCCCGCCCGCCCCGCCCGTCCCATCGCCGCCGCTCATCGTTCCACCGACTCCTGATACCTTCCTGGCTGAAGCCGATAGCGAGCAGACGATCCCTATGGCTGAAGATTGTTATGACCCTGAATTTAAGCGCACCGATTATCGCTGCCGCAACCGGAAGAATTAAACTGGGCTATGAATTTGAGGGAATGGTGCTGCGTCAATTTAGCTGAAAGAATCAAAGGTTAGTATTGCTAGATACGCTTAGCCTAAGACCCAATTGTATTTCGCTATCCCCAGGTTGCTTGCGATTACTTGGTCCCCAAAAAGTGGGTAGAAATCAGCACGATAAAAGAGAGAAACGCTCAGATAGCCAGCCAGAGCCAAGATTGAGCCCAAAACAGCGCTTACTCACACTATCAGTAGCGTAAATTCTTGGCTCAAGTACTCTCTGTGGTGTAGAGTATTTTCAACACACGTGGGAGTAAAGGCATGGGCGCTGCAGTACTGACGGGGCGGGAGTTATTGAGAAAAGTGGCAGAACTCTCTGCCACCTCTAGCAAGAAAGAGCTAGCACGGGCAGCGGGCTATGTTACTCATAAAGAAGGCAAAGAACGCGTCCACCTCGCCCAATTCGTGAACGCCCTTTTGGAAGCCAAAGGACTCACCATGGAGCCCAATTCCTCTCGGACAGGGCGGGCAGCCGGTTATCGTATTCAAGTGCAAGCCAATGGCAATCTGCTGGTCGGCGCTGCCTATACCCGTGAGATGGAATTGGAGCCCGGTACAGAGTTCAAGATTGTTTTGGGCCGCAAGTTCATCAAGTTGATCAAAGTGGGGCAAGACGGCGAACTGGAAGAATAACACTGTAACTGCACGCGCCCTCAGCAGGCTTCCTCGGACTGAGAATTGCGCTCGGGGGCAGTTGATAACGTTAGGGGGAGCGCCCGAGAATCGCCGCCTCGATACTGACGAGGAGGTTTAACGCGGCAAATAGAGCCAAATAGACCGCCACCCGGCGCGATATCCCATGCATTCTCATTTTATGCATGGGTAAAAAGGCTAGGTTAAAGCCAACAAAAGTAGTCTAGAAGTGGACTCTTCTCAGTCCTTCATGGAGCAGATGGCCTGTCCTTTTGAGGTACCAACAATCAACGCCTATATAGATCCCACAACACTCCCGCCGGAGAGGACCTTATACATAGGAACAACCACAAAGTGGGCGTTATACATATGGATATCTACCAGAATTGGGGCGAGCTCACCAACATACCCACCCCATCGCAAAGCGCATCGCTGTATTTAACCCCTGGATCGTTGCTGAGAACCAACAGGAACATAATCCATCAAGTCGGCACAAGGTCTCTGGTGAAATCCCTCAGCCCAACCAGTTTTCGAGCCGCGCCCACGCCACCACGGGCGTAAGGTCAGGCTCGCCCACCAATACAGTTTTTGGGTAAAAGTTCGCGGCTGAAAACGCCCTTGATGCATCGCTAGCGCCTGCTGTGCTTTTTCGATCTCTTGCCAGGTCACAGGCCAAAAATAATTGGGCTGGGTACTTTGGAAGGTGAGTACAGGAATTCTGGGGAAGCTTTGAAGTGCTTGGGCCACCCTATGCCCCGCTACCCCATGCTCTCCGGCAACCGTAGGCGCAAAGGTCAACAGGAGGTCCGGTGTAGTTTCTTGGATCAGATCTGCGATTTTTCGTTGGTTTTCCGGTGCAAGGGCCAACTTCCCTTCTGGCGCAAGATCCAGCCAGCAGACCGTCTGGAGCCCCAAAACCTGCGCCGCTTGGTGCTGCTGTGCTTTGCGCTGTTGCTGAAATTCCTGGAGCGAAGCGACTGGAACATAAGGCTGTTCTTCGGTCAGAATCGCTAGGGTCACGCGGCTACCTTGGGCGCACAGTTGGGCTACTGTTGCACCACAAAACCATTCCATATCGTCCATGTGTGCGGTACAGACGAGAACTTTTTCCCAGACGGGCATGAGGATTTTCCCTATAAATCGTCCCTTGCTTCCCATTTTGGGCCAAGCGAATGAAGCAGCGCCACCGTTCCAGCTAGTAAGATAGCTGCCATGAAATATCAATGCACTGTCTGCGGCTACATCTACGACCCTACAGAAGGCGACCCCGACAGCGGTGTTGCTCCAGGGACTGCCTTCAAAGATTTACCGGAGGGCTGGTACTGTCCGGTCTGTGGAGCGCGCAAGAGCGATTTCGTTGCGCTCGAGCCACTCACCCCCTCCCCAGAAAACCTACCGGCTCAAAGGTTCCCTTAAGCACGGTCTTCGGCTGGGTCTGAAACCAGGAATTGAGTACTTCCGCATAGACCTGGCGAAAATCCACCTGCATCGGCAGATTGCCATTCTGGAGACTATCTAAAGCCGGTTCGCCGCCGTAGAAACCAGCCCGAACCGGACCCATAAGCAGGACCGGACCTGCCGTTCCGTGATCGGTGCCCCCCGAGCCGTTGGGGGCGGGTCTACGGCCAAATTCGCTCTGGACTTGGATCAGGACGTTTTGTGCAAGTCCGTGGTCGGTGAGGTCGCGGTGGAGGGCGGCGAGCCCCTGACCGACTTGGGTGAGCAGGCGTTGCTGGACGAGGGTCTGGTTGGCATGTGTGTCCCAGCCCCCGATAGTCAGGTAAATGACCTGAGGGCTGGTCTTCAGCAATCGTCCGACGAGGGCTAACTGTTGTCCCAAAGGCCCCTTGGGATAGTTGTGCTGGTCCACGCTGCGGTCGAGGTCACGCGCCAACTGCTGCACTGCCTGATTGCTCTCTAGTAGGGTGCGACGGACCTGTTCAGCCATCTGTTGCCGCTGGGGTACGGCGTAGAGTGCCTGGATGGCCTGTCCTAATTTCCCGGCACTTTTGAGCCCCAAGTTGGGCGATAGTTGGAGGTAGCGCGGGCCGTCTCCAGTCAGGGCAAGGGGATATTCCTCCCCCAAAAACACGGCGTCCATGGCCTTCGCTCCCTGAGCCTCCAGATAGCGAGCAAGCCAACCGCTCTCGGGGGAACCCTGGGGACGGGCGCTCTGCCAAACTTCTTTAGAGCGAAAGTGGGAGAGTTCGGGGTTGGGATAGCCCACGTTCTGGACTACAGCCAATCTGCCGCTGTCGAGGATGGGCTGGAGGTCTTTGAGGGCGGGGTGTAGCGCTACTGTGGGGCTCACCGGGAGCCCGTCTTGGATGGCGATACTGCCACCGCGCAGGCGTAGGTAGTTGGGGTCGCGGTAGGGAATGAACGTATTGAGGCCGTCATTGCCCCCCGCCAACTCGATGAGGATGAGGGTGCGTTGATCTTTGGCCCAGGTGCGCTGCGGCTGGGCAGCCAAAAACGTGGCGGCACTGAGGAGGATACCTGTAAAGTCGCGTCTTTTCATCGGTTTAGGCCAATTGGTAGAGGGGCGAAGCCAGAAGCAGGGCACAGATTTCCCGAGCGCTCAGACCCTTGGTATAGGGCTGGAGTTCCCGGTTCCCGTCCAAGAGGAGCAAGGTCAGTTGTTCGGGGGTGAAGCGGTCGGGGTCATAGACAAAACTACCTTCGTCGCCATAGTCCTGGGTAAATTGTTGGGCCAAATTGACCCGAGTCAGTAGCGAAGGCGCATTGAGCCAACCCGCATCATCCGGCCAACCCTTGACGGAAGGAGCACCGTAGGGCGGCTGGCCCATGGTTTTGAGGCTACTCAAGACTTTGCGATAATCCCCTTGGATCTCCAGTTGGCGCAGCGTCCCGAGAACAAAGTACATCGGGCTTTTGAGGTGGCTGCGGTAGGCCCGGTCGCTATAGAATTCGGGGGCGGTGAAGATGGCGTGGACTACGGCTTTGAGGTTGCGCTGCTCGGTGGTGTAGACGCGGGCGATGCGCTCAATGACCGCTGGTTCCGGGTCAGGGTAGGCGAAGGTGGTCCAGAGTTCGGTGGCAAGCAGGCGGGCGGTAGCGGGATGGTTGGCGACAATTTCCACGACGTCCTCGGCTTTGAGGTTGCCCGTGTGGTTGAGGTAGTTTTTGCTGCCGTTGTCGAAGCGACGGACTACAAACCGCGACTGCCCCGTCAAGGGCTGAAGTGCCCAGCCGGTCAGGGCTCTAGCCCCTTCTTTCACGTCCTGTTCGCTGTAGTGGCCCCGGCCTAGGGTGAATAGCTCAAGCAGCTCGCGGCTGTAGTTTTCATTGGGTTCGCCCGCGCGGTTTTTGCCATTGTCGAGGTAGGCGAGCATCGCAGGGCTAATGGTGACGTTCCACAACAGCTCCTGAAAATCGCCCAAAGCTGAGGCACGCAGGCGGGTGTCATATTCTGCAAGCAGTCCGGGGAACTTGACTTTTTGGGCCGAGACGACAAAGTGATCGCGCCAGAAATTGACCATCCGCTCGTGAAGCGGGTTGGGAGCCGTCACGAGTTGTTCGAGCAATCCGTGGGCGAATTCCCGGCCCTGGATTCTGCGCTCCTGATTGCGGGCCTTAAATTTTTTTATTTGATCAGGTGTGAACGTCTGCCCCAGCGTAGGCAGCTCCCCCCGGAGCAGCGCAGGGTCTGGGGTTGCTAAGCGACGGCGTAGCGGTCGTTCCTGGCGCGATGGCGTAAGCGGTAGGCTGGGGATTGTGCTTTTGGGCGCGGGGTCTGCCAACCACTGTTCGAGATAGGTCTTGGGTGCGGTTGCGTGCTCTAGCTCCGCTAGGGTAGCTCCAAAACTGGCGCGGCGAAAGAAATGGGCTTTGCGAACGTTAGCGTCCATAACCTTGAGGCCATACAGTACCTTTTATGACGCCGAAAACGGATACAGGTTCACCTTAAGCATCCCGCTCAGCCAACTCCATCCAGCGTTCGGTAGCGGTCTCCAAGTCACGGCTGAGGGTTTCGAGGCGGGTATAGCGCTGACGGGTCTCTCCAAAATCGCCCTCTGGGACCGTTGCGTAGAGGCTGGTTTCAAGCTGGATTTTTTCTGCCTCCATCCCGGCGATCTGCGCTTCCAGATTGGTCAATTCGCGCTTCTCTTTGTTGGAGAGCTTGCGGACTTTGCCATCGGTCACAGGGGTTGTGGTCGCAGGAGTGGCTTGCGCGACGGGTTTTTCCGCACAGGCGACAGGTTCTGGGATGCGGGCTGACTCCTGGGCTTTTTTGTCCTCCAGATAGTCTGTGTAGTTGCCCGTGAAGCGTTTGAGCACGCCACCGGACTCAAAGGCGAAGATCGTATCCACCGTACGGTCGAGGAAATAGCGGTCATGGGAGACGATGAGGACGCAGCCGTTGAATTCCTCTAGATATTCCTCCAGGATCGACAGGGTCTGCACGTCCAAGTCGTTGGTCGGCTCATCTAAGATCAGCACATTTGGAGCCCCCATGAGGACCCTGAGCAAAAACAGACGCCGCTTCTCGCCACCCGAGAGCTTGTGAAGAGGGCTATATTGCTGACTTGGCGCGAACAAAAACCGCTCTAGCATCTGTGAAGCGGAGATCTGCGTCCCGTCTGCGGTCTTGACAAACTCCCCTTCTTCTTTGAGGTAGTCGATTACCCGTTGGTCATTTTTTAGCGCGGCGAAGAGTTGCTCAGAGTGCTGGTCAAAGTAGCCAAAATGGACGGTGCTCCCAATCTCGACCGTGCCCGCATCCGGTGTAACCCGCCCGGTGATGAGGTCCACTAGGGTCGTTTTACCCTGTCCGTTCCCGCCGATGATGCCGATGCGGTCCTCAGGGCCAAATTCCCAGGAGAAGCTATGAATCAGGGTCCGCCCATCGTAGCCTTTGCAGAGATTCTGCACTTCGATAACTTTTTTGCCCAGACGACGCGACGGCGTAGAGATTTCGACTTTTCCTTGACTCTGTTTGAATTCTTGAGTCTGGAGGGTTTCAGCGCGTTGGATACGGGCTTTTTGTTTGGTAGAACGGGCTTTGGCTCCGCGCTTAAGCCATTCCAGCTCACGGCGTAAAAGACCCCGGTGCTTGCGCTGCGTGCTGAGGGCAGATTCTTCGGCGAGGGCTTTTTTCTCCAGATAGTAGGCATAGTTACCGCTGTAGCTGAAGAGGTCGCCCCGGTCAATCTCTAAAATG encodes:
- a CDS encoding ABC-F family ATP-binding cassette domain-containing protein encodes the protein MSIFTLQAVQKHFGTRELLSNANFSLEENDKVGLIGTNGSGKSTLLKILAGLEPVDGGQILVNRGVRMVYLAQDPLLDETRTVLEQVLADRKEEVALLEEYEECSRKLAHAQGEEERILMGRLSALTPLLEASGAWELETRARIILTKLGVAAIHATIATLSGGYRRRVALAAALLSQPDVLLLDEPTNHLDALAVEWLQEYLINFRGALLLITHDRYFLDRVTNRILEIDRGDLFSYSGNYAYYLEKKALAEESALSTQRKHRGLLRRELEWLKRGAKARSTKQKARIQRAETLQTQEFKQSQGKVEISTPSRRLGKKVIEVQNLCKGYDGRTLIHSFSWEFGPEDRIGIIGGNGQGKTTLVDLITGRVTPDAGTVEIGSTVHFGYFDQHSEQLFAALKNDQRVIDYLKEEGEFVKTADGTQISASQMLERFLFAPSQQYSPLHKLSGGEKRRLFLLRVLMGAPNVLILDEPTNDLDVQTLSILEEYLEEFNGCVLIVSHDRYFLDRTVDTIFAFESGGVLKRFTGNYTDYLEDKKAQESARIPEPVACAEKPVAQATPATTTPVTDGKVRKLSNKEKRELTNLEAQIAGMEAEKIQLETSLYATVPEGDFGETRQRYTRLETLSRDLETATERWMELAERDA
- a CDS encoding glycosyltransferase translates to MSGSFEFLTTGLLFSAAAFAIAVMLLGMEHRLGWQERSWWTPALWVHGGAALLAGLLTQQSKLVLVAVGLSLVGTGVGARLLKNFRRSGQLLLIANIQTTLYGLFWGIAFILLLPVSTPTRLLMLVGYPLVLVTLPLGLIQNLELWEVLLRKTWTRPRTSLPMVPRVRYPKVSVHVPAHREPPSVVIATLDALARLEYPNFEVLVIDNNTPDPALWKPVKAHCAHLGERFRFFHVEQMTGAKAGALNFALSHTAPDVELVAVVDSDYLAQPDFLAALVGHFDDPEIGFVQPPHDYRDWETSLYLRMCYWEYRLFFVTTMVTLNERNAGLTVGTMCIIRRTALQEAGGWSEWCVTEDSELAIRIHALGYASVYLTTSFGRGLIPETFRGYKRQRFRWTYGPVQEFKHHLPLFLPRPFGQPSALSPLQKLHHMNHGLAPFLSGIGTLFAPIGLAVLCSMALHQEVVQLPLVLWVVTALLGVSGIGFTWLLYDVAVGCSWLDMIGAMVARQALGHTAMVASLWGVFTERIPWQRTDKFKALPVGLVALHSARTELLLGLTLVGAAWAVGWNRAPSGLFLLLLLGVFFQGLGYFAAPALALLAERDIQAQQPTPSFNPRPVWVGLATVGLLVGFYRLRPPTPTISNPQVLKQEQQVARPDLLEPKLLEPPEEERDLAQEKRDVPRPVANPVRRVQTRHLLKVVAKKPLRIQPVEAPPAPPVPSPPLIVPPTPDTFLAEADSEQTIPMAEDCYDPEFKRTDYRCRNRKN
- a CDS encoding DUF1501 domain-containing protein; this translates as MKRRDFTGILLSAATFLAAQPQRTWAKDQRTLILIELAGGNDGLNTFIPYRDPNYLRLRGGSIAIQDGLPVSPTVALHPALKDLQPILDSGRLAVVQNVGYPNPELSHFRSKEVWQSARPQGSPESGWLARYLEAQGAKAMDAVFLGEEYPLALTGDGPRYLQLSPNLGLKSAGKLGQAIQALYAVPQRQQMAEQVRRTLLESNQAVQQLARDLDRSVDQHNYPKGPLGQQLALVGRLLKTSPQVIYLTIGGWDTHANQTLVQQRLLTQVGQGLAALHRDLTDHGLAQNVLIQVQSEFGRRPAPNGSGGTDHGTAGPVLLMGPVRAGFYGGEPALDSLQNGNLPMQVDFRQVYAEVLNSWFQTQPKTVLKGTFEPVGFLGRG
- a CDS encoding DUF1800 domain-containing protein, with the translated sequence MDANVRKAHFFRRASFGATLAELEHATAPKTYLEQWLADPAPKSTIPSLPLTPSRQERPLRRRLATPDPALLRGELPTLGQTFTPDQIKKFKARNQERRIQGREFAHGLLEQLVTAPNPLHERMVNFWRDHFVVSAQKVKFPGLLAEYDTRLRASALGDFQELLWNVTISPAMLAYLDNGKNRAGEPNENYSRELLELFTLGRGHYSEQDVKEGARALTGWALQPLTGQSRFVVRRFDNGSKNYLNHTGNLKAEDVVEIVANHPATARLLATELWTTFAYPDPEPAVIERIARVYTTEQRNLKAVVHAIFTAPEFYSDRAYRSHLKSPMYFVLGTLRQLEIQGDYRKVLSSLKTMGQPPYGAPSVKGWPDDAGWLNAPSLLTRVNLAQQFTQDYGDEGSFVYDPDRFTPEQLTLLLLDGNRELQPYTKGLSAREICALLLASPLYQLA
- a CDS encoding AbrB-like transcriptional regulator; this translates as MGAAVLTGRELLRKVAELSATSSKKELARAAGYVTHKEGKERVHLAQFVNALLEAKGLTMEPNSSRTGRAAGYRIQVQANGNLLVGAAYTREMELEPGTEFKIVLGRKFIKLIKVGQDGELEE
- a CDS encoding PIG-L deacetylase family protein, coding for MPVWEKVLVCTAHMDDMEWFCGATVAQLCAQGSRVTLAILTEEQPYVPVASLQEFQQQRKAQQHQAAQVLGLQTVCWLDLAPEGKLALAPENQRKIADLIQETTPDLLLTFAPTVAGEHGVAGHRVAQALQSFPRIPVLTFQSTQPNYFWPVTWQEIEKAQQALAMHQGRFQPRTFTQKLYWWASLTLRPWWRGRGSKTGWAEGFHQRPCADLMDYVPVGSQQRSRG